cggttcttgcgtccactgcatcaataaacgaaggaggagaataggagctcgtatcatgacgtctcaggaaattatggagcacacagcatgccaaaaccacaaagtctatagacggcagcttcaagttgatagctgtgtggaacactctaaaccgatttgccataatcccaaaggcattttcaaccacacgacgggccctcgacaaccggtaattaaagattctgcgctccggtgtgagtgttctctgtgcaaatggcttcagcaaatgtggatgaagagggaaagcttcatcagcgatgaagacaaaatttaggtttgcttttgtgtcttcatttagtggcaacagcagttcattgttcctcaagctttccctaaatgaagtgtgttcaaaaacaccaccgtcggagactcgaccattcatgccaacatccacatcgacaaactcatagttcgcattgacaagggccatgaggatcacactgaaatatcctttgtagttgaaaaaaaaggatccagagttggctggttgcgtgatgcgcacatgctttccatctaatgcaccaccgcagtttggaaactgccacagctcatcaaaatcggaagcaatcctcttccagtcatccgccgtcttgggaaactgcaagatgagaaggaaacatgtacaaattaggtcaaatatattatgcacatacactctcatgtggacatcctacagtgattgaggcgcagtatggattagtataacaaagtcaacaaccctgagtatgcaggcagccattttttcagatggcttcggtgactcagagggggtgctaaacaatatatctaaattatataatcaataaaattacgttgggagcagcaaataaaagaagggtggcgcagggttggagcagcacatatcagaatggagacgcaaaatggtagcagcacatgtcagactggaggcgcaggatcacagcagcacatgtctgaatgggggcgcaggatgggagcagcacatgataggatgtagaacatataccaatagaaatgctcgccatcagggcgtagaacgggttcaatagctagtataatatatcgacataacacagcagccaaaaaaaatatagtagtacctccatataatgccttaagctctgcacaatggcctcgcatgtctccggaatcacaacgctcaggaaaggtctggaaacagcggcggaaaactgcaaatcctgaagacaccttcctgttgccaggaaccgcagtgtcaccgccaacctttcctccacgggcgcggctgcacgcatcggcgtatcacgcctttgtatgagtggcgtaacagcagacagtattattttgaaggattcctcggacatccgaaggtagtttcggaaatcatgagggttattgtcacgtaactctcttatgagacccatgtgtgacaatgtggatcttttctgcagccagctccgggtccacatgcgacgttttcgtttaggacgtctctcctcttggagacgtgctgcctcaaacaccagggcagcagcaacaacagaactctcatcggaagtgagcatagttcctaaaaagaaaacaaacgtacaataaatacacgtgcttacaaaacaatgttctgaccattgatctaataactatatatgttactactggtattaaatggggcagtcaaccatctcgatctgtaaaaggattaattaattgggccacgctacagctgtgtacctgaggttctcaggcctaccctactcaaaggaacaatcgaccacactccagcgtttatccccgttgaagcgcaacatatgctacgctgtagcgttatacataccttttgcggtaaaagtctagtagttaaaagtccagggaatccagcgaatttaggagttctgtttacagcacgtgctacagagagaaatgaatagcgcgctcgagagctccggttttatccgctgggaacaatagtcctttgtcgaatgagcgcacagtattgtaccgcccaatcagcacacgggaggtggagaattcagcgctcctacgtagccagctcctccgccctttacatcgcatacaatatcgtgcacacctttgttacaccatgcgatcatgccgccacagcgggacactagacgacgaaagaaagtttcaaacgatctgctacgacgtacgattcacagcggggtcacaaatcgtgccgtcgtagcgatcaaaattgcactgtgtgacggtacccttagttctccTGGGTTTCAAAAAGGAGTTTCCAGTTGATTTTAGATGATAAAAAACAGTAATAACTAAGACAAATAGGACTCATTACTAATAGAGAAGCCTGGGAGGTTAACTAATGGGTCACAGTATATATCCTGAAATCTTTTACAATACCTGAGCGTGTCTGTGAACAGTAAACAGTGTCATTAGGAGCATATATTGAGTTTTAACCGAGTGCTTACTGCCTAACACACTTTCTGGTAACCATGGTGATTTAGCTGCTTTAAATGAATCCAGAACAATCTCTTTTTAAGACTTTCCCATCTAACAATTTTCTCCCACAATATCATACTTTTTATTTTACCTATAATATTTCTGGCAAAAAAAAGACATTGCCAGGAAGTCTCAGCATCTTCATTAGAGAAGCTGCCAACAATTAACCTAAAAGGTCGATATTTAATTAACAAAACTACTGTTCAGGGCAATAATTGTGATTAGTTACAGGGGAAAATTGGTATTTCCGAAATTAGTTTTGCCTAGGCCTGTAGAAATctaacaatatatttttatttgtaAACGGGATTTGTACTCTGGTGTTACAAATGATGCAAATGTTAACACTTTTTGTTTTTCTGGATAATAGCACATATCTACTGAACGTTAATAAACTAATCACATGACTTCTGGCAAAGCTATCTTATCTATCATATACTGTGTAATGTCACCTGATTCCATCTACCAGATTTTTTGCATTTCTGAGATCAATTTAATACATAAATCAATTTACCGTTCCTTGATTCATAGCTGAATCTGAGGTGTGCATATGTGGCAGACAGACTTTCCttattactgagataggaaatggTGGCTGCTACAGATAAGATTCTTCTAGATAGAaaggagaggagggaggagctctggctctagctcctccctcctaccGTCTACGTAGAAGTGTATCCATAGCAACTGTAATCTTCTATCTCAGCAGCG
This region of Ranitomeya imitator isolate aRanImi1 chromosome 1, aRanImi1.pri, whole genome shotgun sequence genomic DNA includes:
- the LOC138666535 gene encoding uncharacterized protein — translated: MLTSDESSVVAAALVFEAARLQEERRPKRKRRMWTRSWLQKRSTLSHMGLIRELRDNNPHDFRNYLRMSEESFKIILSAVTPLIQRRDTPMRAAAPVEERLAVTLRFLATGRCLQDLQFSAAVSRPFLSVVIPETCEAIVQSLRHYMEFPKTADDWKRIASDFDELWQFPNCGGALDGKHVRITQPANSGSFFFNYKGYFSVILMALVNANYEFVDVDVGMNGRVSDGGVFEHTSFRESLRNNELLLPLNEDTKANLNFVFIADEAFPLHPHLLKPFAQRTLTPERRIFNYRLSRARRVVENAFGIMANRFRVFHTAINLKLPSIDFVVLACCVLHNFLRRHDTSSYSPPSFIDAVDARTGDIVPGEFRTQPDNFTALQALGSGRQADDARDCREKYCQYFNGSGAVPWQDRAV